GTTCTGGCGCCGGCATCGAGGCCGTGTCCAACGGCAGCTGCGACATCGGCCTGGCCTCCCGCGCACTGACCGATGACGAGAAGGCGGGCGGCTTGACTGAGACCATCGTGGCCCTGGACGGCATCGCCGTGATCGTCAACGCTGAGAACCCCGTCTCCGACCTGACCCTGGAGCAGATCGCCTCCATCTACACCGGCGCTGTCACCGATTGGTCTGAGTTCGGCAGCGACGCCGGCGCCATCGCCGTGATCGGCCGTGAGTCCGGCTCCGGTACCCGTGACGGCTTCGAGTCTATCACCGGCACTGAGGACCAGTGCGTGCTGGCCCAGGAGCTGAGCTCTACCGGCGCCGTGATCGAGGCGGTTCGTACCACCCCCGGCGCCATCGGCTATGCCTCCCTCTCCGCCGTGCAGGATCAGAAGGGCATCACGGTCCTGACTGTGGGCGGCGTGGCTCCCTCTGAGGCCACGGTCCTGGACGGCAGCTATGCCATTCAGCGTCCCTTCGTGTTCGCCACCCGCACCGATGAGGCCCTGTCGGACGCGGCCCAGGCCTTCTTCGACTTCGCCACCTCCACCGCCGCCAGCGACCTGATCGCCAACGCCGGCGCCGTGCCCGTGGCCCAGTAAGACAACGCTTGTTTTCCACCCTCATATATACGGTCAGCCGCCGTGCCCACCACTGGGGCGGCGGCCGTTCCGCTGAAATCTGGACGGACGCCTTGTCCGGGAACAAAGGAGAACCTTATGGAACATGAAATCGCGGGGCAGGCTGTGAAGGCCGCCATGGACGGCGCGCTGGTCGGCACCGCCGACAGGAAAAAGGAGCCCATGACCGGGAAAAAAGCCCTGAAGGCCATGGAGCGGGTGATGAATGCCCTCTTCTTTATCTGCGGCATGGTGGCTGTGGCGTTCGTGCTCCTCATCAGCATCTACCTTATCATCTCGGGCCTGCCGGCCATTCTGGAGATCGGGCCCATCAACTTCCTGTTCGGGACCCGCTGGTATGCCTCTACCGGAGACTTCGGCATCTTCGCCATCATCCTCACCTCCTTCGCGGGCACGGCGGGGGCCATTCTCGTGGGGGTGCCCATCGGCCTGATGACGGCCATTTTCCTGTCCAAGGTGGCGCCGCCTAAGTTTGCCGCCGTAGTTCATGCGGCAGTGGAACTGCTGGCCGGCATCCCCTCCGTGGTGTACGGCCTGGTGGGTATGATCCTGCTGGTGCCCGCCATCCGGGTGGCCTTTGACCTGCCCTCCGGCGCCACGCTCCTGGCGGCTATCATCGTGCTGGCGGTGATGATTCTGCCCTCTATCGTCTCCGTGTCGGAGACGGCGCTGCGCGCCGTGCCCCGGGAGTATGAGGAGGCGTCTCTGGCCCTGGGGGCCACCCATATCGAGACCGTGTTCCGCGTCAGCGTGCCCGCTGCCCGCAGCGGCATCGCCACCGCCATTGTGCTGGGCATCGGCCGGGCCATCGGTGAGGCCATGGCCATCATTATGGTGGCGGGCAATGTGGCCAATATGCCGGGCCTGCTGACGCCGGTGCGGTTTTTGACCACCGCCATTGCCTCGGAGATGTCCTACGCCTCCGTGGGCTCCCTCCACCGCAATGCCCTGTTCTCCATCGGCCTGGTGCTGTTCCTCTTCATCATGCTGATCAATGTGTTCCTCAACGTCTTTATCAAGCGGAAAAAGGAGGACTGACCGAACATGGAATCTCATACCCTGTCCCCCCGGCGCCAGCTGTACGACAAGGGCCTGCGGGTGGTGCTGTACTTCTGCGGCTTCCTCACCTGCGCGCTGCTGGTTCTGATCATCGGCTATATCTTCTACCGGGGCGTCCCATTCATCAGCTGGGAGCTGCTGTCTACCCAGTCCAGCTATATCAACGACACCATCGGTATCCTGCCCAATATCCTCAACACGCTCTATATCATCCTGCTGTCCATGGTGATCGTGCTGCCCCTGGGCGTGGGCGCCGCCATCTATCTGACGGAGTACGCCACCAACCGGCGTCTGGTGGCTGTCATCGAGTTCGCCACCGAGACCCTCACCGGCATCCCCTCCATCATCTTCGGCCTGGTGGGTATGCTGTTCTTCATCCAGATGATGGGATTGAAGACCGGTGTGCTGGCCGGCGGCCTGACCCTGGTGGTGATGATCCTGCCCACCATCGTCCGCACCACCCAGGAGAGCCTGAAGACCGTGCCGGACTCCTACCGGGAGGGCGCCCTGGCCATGGGCGCCGGTAAATGGCACATGGTCCGCACTGTGGTGCTGCCCAACGCGGTGGACGGCATCGTCACCGGCTGCATCCTGGCGGTGGGCCGCATTGTGGGCGAGAGCGCGGCGCTGCTGTACACCGCCGGCTTCGGCCTGGTGCTCAATAACTTTGTGACTGCGCTGGAATCCTCCTCCGCCACATTGACCGTGGCCCTGTATGTGTATGCCAGTGAGCGGGGCGAGACAGACATCGCCTTCGCCATCGCCACCATTTTGATGCTGCTGACGCTGGTCATCAACCTGTCCGCCAATCTGGTGGGCCGGAAGCTGAAGAAAAACTGACGAGGAGGATACGAAATGTCCACCATCATTCAAGTAAAGGACCTGAATCTGTGGTACGGGGCGCACCATGCCCTCCACGGTGTGAATATCGACATTCCGGAGCATGAGATCACCGCCCTGATCGGCCCCTCCGGCTGCGGAAAGTCCACCTTTCTGAAGACCCTGAACCGGATGAATGACCTGGTACCGGGCATCCGCATTGAGGGGGAGGTCAACTACGCCGGGCAGAACATCTACGCCCCCAATGTGGACACCACCTGGCTGCGCAAGCAGATCGGCATGGTGTTCCAGAAGGCCAATCCCTTCCCTATGAGCATCTATGACAACGTGGCCTACGGCCCCCGGACCCACGGCATCCGCTCCCGGGCCAAGCTGGACGAGATCGTGGAGAACTCTCTCCGCTCCGCCGCCATCTGGGACGAGGTGAAGGACCGGCTGAAGAAGAGTGCCCTGGGCCTCTCCGGCGGCCAGCAGCAGCGGCTGTGCATTGCCCGTGCCTTGGCAGTGGAGCCGGAGATCCTGCTGATGGATGAGTCCACCAGCGCCCTGGACCCCATCTCCACCTCCAAGATCGAAGACCTTGCAGTGGAACTGAAAAGCAAGTATACTGTCATCATGGTGACCCACAATATGCAGCAGGCCGCCCGTGTCTCCGACAACACGGCGTTTTTCCTGCTGGGGGATCTGGTGGAGTTCGGCAGGACGGAGACACTGTTCTCCACCCCCACGGACAAGCGCACAGAAGACTACATCACCGGCCGGTTCGGCTAAGGAGGGACGTAAGGTGAGAAACAGATTTGGCGAGCAGCTGGAGCGGCTGCACGTGGAAATGATCCAGATGGGCGCCCTGTGTGAGGATGCCATCTCTGCCGCGGCCCAGGCCCTGATGAAGGGTGACGAGGACCTGGCACGCGCCGCCGGGGAGGCGGAGCGGGAGATCGACCAGAAGGAGCGGGAGGTGGAGAACCTCTGCCTGAAGCTGCTGCTGCAGCAGCAGCCCGTGGCACGGGACCTGCGGGAGATCTCCTCTGCGCTGAAGATGATTTCCGATCTGGAACGGATCGGGGACCAGGCGGCGGACATCGCGGAGCTGACCCGGTTCGTGCGTCTGCCGGACGGCCCCGGCCGCCAGCGGATCGAGGAGATGTCCAAGGCCGTCATCCGGATGGTGACAGACAGTGTGGACTCCTTTGTAAAGCGGGATCTGGAGCTGGCCCGGGAGGTCTGCCGGGAAGACGACCAGGTGGACGACCTGTTCAACCAGGTGAAAAAGGAGCTGATCGGGCTGATCGCCGCAGACGCCGACTCCGGCGAGCTGTGGCTGGATCTCATCATGGTGGCCAAGTATCTGGAGCGGATCGGCGATCACGCCACCAACGTGGCGGAGTGGGTGGAGTACTCCATTACGGGGAATCACCCCTCCAACAACTGAGCGGCCTGCGCACAGGCGCGGCGCCGATATTGAAAAGGGGGAGGGGCCATGCTTACCTATGAGGATGTGAAAAACAATTCTGCGGTCCGGACCTATATCCAGAGGGCGGACGAGTCTCTGACCGCTCTGGGCTATACGGAGCACAGCTTTGCCCACGTGACGGCGGTGGCGGAAAACGCCGCCTATATCCTCTCCACCCTGGGGTATCCGGAGCGGACGGTGGAGCTGGCAAAGATCGCCGGGTTTCTTCACGACATCGGCAACCTGGTGAACCGGGTGGATCACTCCCAGTCCGGTGCGGTCATGGCCTTCCGCATTCTGGACAACATGGATTGTCCTCCGGAGGAGATCGCCACCATCGTCACCGCCATCGGCAACCACGACGAGGGCACCGGCATGCCGGTGAACGCCGTGGCGGCGGCACTGATCCTGGCGGACAAGTCCGACGTCCGCCGCAGCCGGGTCCGGAATCCGGATATGGCCAGCTTCGACATCCATGACCGGGTGAACTACTCGGTGAAGAAGTCCGTCCTGAAGATCAACGAGGAGCACACGCTCATCAAGCTGAAGCTGTCCGTGGACACGAAGTACGGCTCTGTCATGGACTATTTTGAGATCTTCATGGGCCGGATGCTCCTCTGTCGAAAGGCAGCGGAGAAGCTGGGCCTGCAGTTCAAGCTGATGATTAACGAGCAGCAGCTGATCTGACCGGCCGCCGGAGGGAGACACCCTCCGTCCCTCCAGCGGGGCGGAGAGATTGAATGGGGAGGGATATCTGTGATCTATCTGCTGGAGGATGACGACAGTATCCGGGATTTTGTGATCTATACATTGAACAGCCAGGGTATGGAGGCCAGGGGCTTTCCGCTGCCCTCCCTGTTCTGGCAGGCCGTGGGAGAGCAGATGCCTGCCCTGGTGCTGCTGGATATCATGCTGCCGGAGGAGGATGGACTCAGCGTCCTGAAAAAGCTCCGGGCCACGCCCCGCACGGCCAAGCTGCCGGTCATCATGCTGACGGCCAAGGGCACGGAGTACGACAAGGTGGTGGGTCTGGACGGCGGCGCCGATGACTATGTGGCCAAGCCCTTCGGCATGATGGAGCTGCTCTCCCGCATCCGGGCGCTGCTGCGGCGGACGGAGACGGAGAACGGCACCCTCCGCTGCGGCATTCTGGAGGTGGATCCGGGGCAGCACATCGTCCGGGTCCGGGGACAGGAGACCATCCTGACCCAGAAGGAGTTTGAAGTGCTGTGCCTGCTGCTGCGCAACCCCGGCCAGGTGCTTTCCCGGGAGCAGCTGATCGAGAACGTCTGGGGCTACGCCTTTACCGGCGAGAGCCGGACCGTGGACGTCCACGTGCGGACCCTCCGCCAGAAGCTGGGAGAGGCGGGCGTTTACATCGAGACGGTCCGGGGCTATGGCTACAAGATCAGCCCTGTGAACTGACAGGAGGGCTGGAGAGACATGACGAAACGGATCTTTCGCTCCATCCTGGGCGTGTCCCTGGCAGTGCTGCTGGCCAGCCTGGTGCTGATCGTGGGCGTGCTCCACGGTTATTTCCAGGATCGGGTCTCCGGTGAGCTGGAGAGTCTGGCAGAGTACATCGCCCATGGGGTAGAGGAGAATGGCACGGACTATCTCACAGAGGATCTGCCCGGCAGCTACCGGATTACCTGGGTGGATGCGGACGGCACCGTGCTCTTCGACAACCGGCAGGACCCGGAGGAGATGGGGAACCACGCCCAGCGGGAGGAGATCCGGGAGGCGCTGATCCTGGGGAAGGGACATGCGGTCCGCTATTCGGACACGCTTTCCCAGCAGACGCTGTATGCGGCCCAGCGGCTTGCTGACGGAACGGTGCTGCGGGTGTCCAGCGCCCAGTATTCCGTCTGGGTCCTGGTACTGCAGGCGCTGCAGCCGGTGGCGCTGATGATGCTGCTGGCCTTCATCCTGGCCATGGCGCTGGCTTCCCGGGTGGCGCGGCAGCTGGTGGAGCCCATCAACGCCATCGACCTCAATGACCCCGCCGGCAGCGAGACCTATGAGGAGCTGACGCCCCTGCTGTCCAAGCTCCGCAGCCAGCAGAGGCAGATCCAGCGGCAGATGCGGGATTTAAAGCGCCGGCAGGAGGAGTTCACCGCCATCACGGAGAACATGAGCGAGGGCTTCCTGGTGATCGACCAGGAGACGCGGGTGCTGACTTACAATTCCGCCGTGCTGCGGCTGCTCTACGCGCAGGTCCCCACAGAGGAGGGAGAGAGCGTCTACGCCCTGAACCGGGAGGCGGGCTTCCGCCGCTGCGTGGAGGAGGCTCTGGCCGGTCGGCGGTGTGAGCAGCTGCTGGAAAAGGACGATGATTGCCGCCAGATCATCGCCAGTCCTGTGGAACAGGACGGCCAGATCGCGGGTGCGGTGCTGGTGATCCTGGATGTGACGGAGAAGGAGCAGCGGGAGCGGCTGCGGCGGGAGTTCACCGCCAACGTCTCCCACGAGCTGAAGACGCCCTTGACCTCCATCCTGGGTACGGCGGAGATCCTGCAGAACGGTTTGGTGAAGCCGGAGGACGTCCCCCACTTCGCCGGGAACATCCACCGGGAGACGGAGCGGCTCATCGGGCTGGTGAACGACATCATCAAGCTGTCCCGCCTGGACGAGGGCGGCGGCCTGGGCCAGTGGGAGACCGTGGATCTGTACGAGGAGGCGCGAGCCGTCCTGGAGCAGCTGGCTCCGGCGGCCCAGCGGAAACAGGTGACCACCCGGCTCCAGGGCGGCGAGGCTCTGGTGCGGGGCGTACCCCAGATCGTGGAGGAGATCGTCTACAACCTCTGCGACAACGCCATCGCCTACAACCGGGCGAACGGCAGCGTCACCGTCACGGTGGAAAATACCGCCTTCGGCCCCCGGATCACGGTGGCGGACACCGGCATCGGCATTCCCCGGGAGGCCCAGGGCCGGGTATTCGAGCGGTTTTACCGGGTGGACAAGAGCCATTCCTCCGGCGGCACGGGACTGGGGCTCTCCATCGTCAAGCACGGGGCGGCCTATCTGGGTGCCCAGGTGGAGCTCCACAGCGAACCGGGCCACGGCAGCACCTTTACGCTTACCTTTCCGAAGGCGGGAGCATGAGGGGGGGCTTGCAATCCCGGCGGAAGTGTGCTAGGATAACCGGAGATTGATGAATGATTGGAGGGGTGTGAAGATGCGGATCTGACCTTCGTGTTTTGGCATAGAGGGTTGCTGCGGCGAAGACGCAGCGTCTTTTTCCATGCCATTGCAGGGAAGGCAGACCGCTGATCTCACCCAGGTATCGCACAGCCCCGGATGCGGGGTGAATGCCGTATGCCCGGCCGCGGGAGAGGTCTGCTCTCCCGCGGCCGTTTTTTGCTGCGCAAAAGCACGGCGAATCGGAAATGACGGATGAGACGCTCATGTGCGCGGCATTTGCCGAAGTCTGCGGTGCGCCAGACCGCACATGAGGGTCTGCGCAAAGGAGGAATGCGATATGTCCATGATCGACGTCTCGAATCTGACATTTGGATACGAGGGCAGTCCGGAGCTCATCTTTGACCATGTGGGCTTTCAGATCGATAGCGGCTGGAAATTGGGCTTTACCGGGCGGAACGGCCGGGGAAAGACCACCTTCCTGCGGCTGCTCCAGGGGGAGTACCCGTACAGCGGCACCATCTCCGCCTCTGTGGAATTTGAGTACTTCCCCTACGAGGTGGCGAACCTGTCCCGGACGGGCCTGGAGGTGGTGCGGGAGATCGCGCCGGAGGCGGAGGACTGGGAGATCCAGCGGGAGCTGGGGCTTCTGGACCTGGCAGAGAGATCACTGGAGCTGCCCTTTTCCAGCCTCTCCAACGGGGAGCGGACCAAGGTGCTGCTGGCGGCCATGTTTTTGAAGGAGAATGCCTTCTTGCTGATCGACGAGCCCACCAACCATCTGGACCTGGAGGGACGGCGGAAGCTGGGGAGCTATCTGGCCCGGAAGCGGGGATTTCTGCTGGTATCCCATGACCGGGCGTTCCTGGACCAGTGTGTGGACCATATTCTGGCCATCAACCGGACCAATATTGAGATCCAGCGGGGGAATTTCTCCTCCTGGTGGGAGAACCGCCGGAGGCAGGACGCCTTTGAACTGGCCCGGCAGGAGAAGCTGCAGAAGGACATCGGGCGGCTGACGGAGTCCGCCCGCCGTGCCTCCGGCTGGTCGGACCGGACGGAGAAGAGCAAGTTCGGTGTGGACAAGACCGGGGCCAAGGCAGCGGACCGGGGCTTTGTGGGCCACAAGGCGGCCAAGCTGATGCAGCGGTCCAAATCCATCCAGCGCCGCCGGGAGGAGGCAGTGGAGGAGAAGAAGCAGCTGCTGCAGAACCTGGAGCGGCAGGAGGCGCTGGCGGTTACGCCCCTGCCCTGCCGGACGGGTGCGCGGCTGGCGGAGTTCCGGGACGTAGCCGTGTGCTACAACGGTCGCAGGGTCTGCCGGGAGATCACCTTCGAGGTGCTGGCGGGGGAGCGGATCGCCCTCCAGGGCGCAAACGGCTGCGGCAAGTCCAGCCTGCTGAAGCTGCTGCTGGGGGAAGAGATCCCCCACAGCGGCACGGTGGAGACCATGAGCGGCCTGGTGGTGTCCTATGTCAGCCAGAATACGGACCACCTGCGGGGCAGCCTGACGGAGTTTGTCCGGACCCAGGGTCTGGACGGCAGCCGGTTCCGGACCATCCTGCGGAAGCTGGATGTTCCACGGGAGCAGTTTGAGAAGGACCTGGCAGATTACAGCAGCGGCCAGAAGAAAAAGGTGCTGCTGGCCGCAAGCCTCTGCACACAGGCACACCTGTACGTGTGGGATGAGCCGCTGAACTTTATCGACGTCATCTCCCGGATGCAGGTGGAGGATCTGCTGCTGGCCTGTCGGCCGACCCTGCTGTTCGTGGAGCACGACGCCCGCTTCTGCGACGAGATCGCCACCCGGCGCATCCGGATCCAGAGGGAATGACTCGAAACAAGAAGACGCCCTCCGCAGTTGTGCGGAGGGCGTCCGTTTTCCTTTGTGATTACCAGAGGTCGGGCCAGAATACCTGGCCGTCCTCCGACCGGAAGGGCTCGGGCACCGTGTCCTCTTCCAGCATCCGGGCCCGGATGGCGGCGGAGAGGTCCTCCACTGTGCCGGGGCCGTAGTCGGCAAAGGACGCCGAGTCCATCAAAATGGCGCCCGCCCGGGCCATGTCCTCCAGATTCACCCGCTGGATCTCCTCGGTATGGGAGGAGCAGCAGTCCGTCAGCACCACGGTGTTGTACTCCAGAGCGATGGCGTCATAGCAGGTGGTGCGGATGCAGTTGGGGGTGGTGGTGCCGGTGAGGATCACCGTCCGCACGTCCAGCCGCCGGAGGATCAGGTCCAGCTCCGTCTGGAAAAAGGCGCTCCACCTGGGCTTGATGATGGTGTAGTCCCCGGGCTGGGGGCGCAGGCCCTCCGGTGCCTGGGCGCTGTTGGGACCGGTGGAGGCGGGGCGGCAGGCCCGGCCGCCAGCGACCCAGCCGGGGTAACGGGTCAGCTCCACATCGCTGCCGTCAGCGCGGTAGAGCCGCTTGACAAAGAATACCGGAATGCCCTTGGCCCGGGCCAGCTCCACGGCCCGGACGCAGTTGGGGACCATGGACTGGGCGAAGCGGATCCAGTGTCCGCCCTCCGGATGAACAAAGCCGTTTTCCATATCGATGACCAGCAGGGCGGAGCGGGTGGGATTGGGTTTCATCAGCAGAACCTCCTGTCAGAGTTTTTGAAAAATATGGATGCGAAAGGAGATACGGGTGGTGAGAGACTCCAGGTCCGCCAGACGCTTTGCACCTGTCTTGGGGGTCTTCCAGTAATAGGGCGTCATCTGGAACAGGGCGCGGATGTCTGCCTGGCAGGGGAGGGTGATGGTGCCCTCCACCGGCACGATGGACTGATAGGCGAACCCCTCATAGGGGGTCTCCTTTTCCTCATTGGGATAGGGACGGTCGTAGAGGACCTGCTTCAGCTCCCAGAGGTGGTCCGGTCCGGGCACCACGTAGAGGAAGTGCCCGCCCGGCCTCAGCACTCGCCGGAATTCCTCCAGCGCCAGGGGGGAGAAGCAGTCCAGCAGAATGTCCGCCGCGCCGTCCGCCGCCGGCAGGTGGAAGGAGGAGGCCACAGCCCACGCAATGCCTTTCTCCCGCTTGGCGGCGGATCGGAGAATGGGCTTGGAAATGTCGGTTCCCGCCATCCGGGGGGATTTTCCCGCGGCGGCCAGGGTCCGGAAGATGCCGGAGGTGTAGAATCCCTCGCCGCAGCCCACGTCCCAGATCACCGGCGATTCGCCGGAAAGAGACAAAATCTGACAACAGAGCGTATTGAGAAGCAGGTCATAATACCCCTTGGAGAGGAAATCCCGCCGTGCGGCGGCCATATCCCGGTCATCCCCCGGCGCGGCGGAGTGCTTTTGATTGGGGGGCAGCAGATAGGTGTAGCCCTCCCGGGCGATGTCATAACTGTGTCCGGCCGGGCAGCGATAGGCCCGGTCTCCGCGGTCCAGCGGCGCCCCGCAGACGGGGCAGCGGAAAAGACTTTCCATCACGTGTCCTCGCCCGTCACATCGTTGATCCACTTCCGGCTCCGCAGCCGCAGGATACCCCAGGGGCACTTGCACACATTTTCCGACTGGATGCATAGGCACACCACCGCTACCGGGGCGTTGAACACCAGGGCAGTCAGGAAGGTCAGAGGTACAGCGATGACCCACTGGCAGCTCAGGTCGATGATGGAGGCCATGCGGGAGTCGCCGCCCGCCCGAAGCAGGCCGGTGATGTTGGTGATGTCAAAGGCCTTCAGCGGCAGCATGAAGAGATATACGACGCACATGGTGACGGCGATCTCCAGCGCCAGCCCCTCCAAATGGAACAGAGGATAGAGATAGGGGATGAACACCGTAGGCAGGAGGACCGCCAGGCACACCGACACCACGAGACCCACTCCGAAGGAGACCGTCAGCAGGCAGCAGCCCAGAGAGTAGACCTCCTCCCGGCCGGCGCCCTCACCGATCCGCTTGCCCACAATCACGGCGGTGGCGCCTGCGATGCCGAAGCAGGCCACAGTGGAGAACTTGTCGATGTTGCCCATGATGGCGTGGGCCGCCAGCATATCCGTGCTGATGGCCATGTGGCCCATGACGGCGGTCATAACGCTGACGCCCAGACCCCACAGCACCTCGTTCACCAGAACGGGGGTGGCGTATTTCAGGAAGCTCCGCGCCATGGCCCCGCCGGGCCGCAGCAGCAGGCGGAGCATCAGGGGCACTCGGCGGTAGCGGGGGGCATAGACCGCGACGATCACGAACTCCAGCACCCGGGAGGTCAGGGTGGCAATGGCAGCACCGGTGATCCCCAGCGCAGGCGCGCCGAACTTGCCGAAAATAAGAATGTAGTTCAAGCCCGTGTTGGTCAGCATGGAGATGCCGAAGACGATCATGCCCATGGCGGGATTCTCCGTGCTGCGCTGCATGCCGATGTAGACGGAGCTGATGGTGTTGAAGATATAGCTGAGGCCAACAATCCGGAGATAGGGGGCGCCCAACTCAATGAGCAGGTCGTTGTTGGTCACCAGAGCCATCACATGGAGGGGGAAGAAGAACAGCACAGCGGCCACGGAAACCGCAATGATGAGCCCGGCGTAAAGGCTGACGCCCATACAGCGGTTGATGCTGTCGGTGTCCCCCTTGCCCCAGTACTGGCTGGCCAGGACGGAGAGTCCGCTGAGCAGGCCCAGGATGATGATCTGGAGCAGGTAGATGGGCGTGTTGGCGGCAGTGACAGCGGACAGCTCATTCTGCCCCAGCATACCCACCATGAAGGTGTCCACAAATCCCAGGGAAGTGGTGATGAGATTCTGCAGGATCAGCGGCAGAGCCAGCAAGAACAGCCGCTTGTAGAAGCCGGGCTCCCGATGAAGATGACGAAACATAAAAGACGAAACCTCTTGAAACTGAAAAGTAAAATTGCCTTACAGCATGGGCATCCGCGTGTCGTGGTGGCGCCGCAGGGCGTCCGCACAGGCGTCGATGTCGCCCTTGTCAGTCTCCGGGCCGAAGCTCAGGCGGATCACCCCGCCGGAGACCTTCTTGGATAGCTTCAAGGCCGCGATCACGTGACTGGGCTTGCCCTGATGGCAGGCGGAGCCGGCGGAGATGCAGACGCCCTGGCTGCCCAGGTCATTGACAATATTTTGGCTGGGCCAGCCCACGAGAGAGATGGAGAGGATATGGGGCGCGCCGCCGGGAGCGGAGAGGATTTTCAAGTCGGGGATGGCAGACAGCCGCTCTGCGGCATAGTCCCGGATTTTCGCCATGCAGAGGAGTTTCTCCTCCAAATTTTCCCGCCGCAGCTCCACAGCCCTGGCAAAGCCCGCGATCTGGGCCGTGGCTTCGGTGCCGGCCCGGAGGCCGCCCTCCTGCCCGCCGCCGGCCAGCAGCGGCTTTGGATTCCGGACCCGGGGACCGATGTACAGAGCGCCGATGCCCTTGGGCCCGCCGATCTTGTGGGCGGAGATGGTGAGGAAGTCCGCCCCCAGCGTTTTTGCGGAGCATGGGACCTTCAAAAAGCCTTGGACCGCGTCGGTGTGCAGCAACGTCTGTGGGTTCTTCACCGCCAGGCCCCGGGCGATCTCAGCGATGGGATAGATGTTTCCCAGCTCGTTGTTCACCAGCATGCAGGACACCAGCGCCGTGTCCTGCCGGACGGCGGCGAGGACCTGCTCCGCAGAGAGGGAGCCGTCCTGAGCCGGGACAAGATACGTCACCTCGTATCCCTGCCGCTCCATCCAGCGGCAGGCTTCCAGCACGGCGCTGTGCTCCACTGCGGTGGTAACGATGTGGCGGCCCAGGTGGCGGTTCTGCCAGCAGGCGGCGGTGACAGCCCAGTTGTCCGCCTCCGTGCCGCAGGAGGTGAAGAACAGCTGCTTGGCCCCACAGCCCAGTGCGTCCGCCACGGTCTTCCGCCAGACTTCCACCCGGCGCTTCATCTCCAGCCCCATGGGGTACTGGGAGCTGGGGTTGCCGAACTGTTCGGTGAGCACCTCATACATGGCATCCGCCACCGCCCGGGGAACGGGCGTAGTGGCGGCGTGGTCCAGATAAATCATGAAAAACGATCTCCTTGCAGTTGGGCCTTGCCCAACAGTAAAAATTACAGTATAATCGAAACGCATCAAGTTATTATATAAAGGTTTTGCGGAAAGTGCAAGGAGATTCCATGAAAGTTGCCATCTATACCTTGGGCTGCAAGGTGAACCAATATGAGACTCAGGCCATGGAGCAGGAGCTGCTGGCAAGGGGGCACACGCTCACGGAGTTTTCCGATGAGGCGGATGCCTATATTGTGAACACCTGCTCCGTCACGGCAGTCAGCGACCAGAAGTCCCGGCAGGTGATCCACGGCGTCCAGCGGAAGCACCCCGGCGCCGTGGTGGCGGTGTGCGGCTGCTATCCCCAGACCCACGCGGACGACGTGCGGAAGCTGGGGGTGGACCTGATCTCCGGCACCGGCGACCGGACGGGTTTTATCCGCCTTCTGGAAGAGGCCGCGGCGG
This DNA window, taken from Dysosmobacter welbionis, encodes the following:
- the pstB gene encoding phosphate ABC transporter ATP-binding protein PstB, whose amino-acid sequence is MSTIIQVKDLNLWYGAHHALHGVNIDIPEHEITALIGPSGCGKSTFLKTLNRMNDLVPGIRIEGEVNYAGQNIYAPNVDTTWLRKQIGMVFQKANPFPMSIYDNVAYGPRTHGIRSRAKLDEIVENSLRSAAIWDEVKDRLKKSALGLSGGQQQRLCIARALAVEPEILLMDESTSALDPISTSKIEDLAVELKSKYTVIMVTHNMQQAARVSDNTAFFLLGDLVEFGRTETLFSTPTDKRTEDYITGRFG
- a CDS encoding HD domain-containing protein; the protein is MLTYEDVKNNSAVRTYIQRADESLTALGYTEHSFAHVTAVAENAAYILSTLGYPERTVELAKIAGFLHDIGNLVNRVDHSQSGAVMAFRILDNMDCPPEEIATIVTAIGNHDEGTGMPVNAVAAALILADKSDVRRSRVRNPDMASFDIHDRVNYSVKKSVLKINEEHTLIKLKLSVDTKYGSVMDYFEIFMGRMLLCRKAAEKLGLQFKLMINEQQLI
- the pstA gene encoding phosphate ABC transporter permease PstA; this translates as MESHTLSPRRQLYDKGLRVVLYFCGFLTCALLVLIIGYIFYRGVPFISWELLSTQSSYINDTIGILPNILNTLYIILLSMVIVLPLGVGAAIYLTEYATNRRLVAVIEFATETLTGIPSIIFGLVGMLFFIQMMGLKTGVLAGGLTLVVMILPTIVRTTQESLKTVPDSYREGALAMGAGKWHMVRTVVLPNAVDGIVTGCILAVGRIVGESAALLYTAGFGLVLNNFVTALESSSATLTVALYVYASERGETDIAFAIATILMLLTLVINLSANLVGRKLKKN
- a CDS encoding response regulator transcription factor, whose translation is MIYLLEDDDSIRDFVIYTLNSQGMEARGFPLPSLFWQAVGEQMPALVLLDIMLPEEDGLSVLKKLRATPRTAKLPVIMLTAKGTEYDKVVGLDGGADDYVAKPFGMMELLSRIRALLRRTETENGTLRCGILEVDPGQHIVRVRGQETILTQKEFEVLCLLLRNPGQVLSREQLIENVWGYAFTGESRTVDVHVRTLRQKLGEAGVYIETVRGYGYKISPVN
- a CDS encoding phosphate ABC transporter substrate-binding protein is translated as MKKVFSLLLSLTMVMALLAGCGGDTTADDTTDDTASNDAAQEETAELSGTVATDGSTSMEEVIGALGEQFMADNSGVSVTYNPTGSGAGIEAVSNGSCDIGLASRALTDDEKAGGLTETIVALDGIAVIVNAENPVSDLTLEQIASIYTGAVTDWSEFGSDAGAIAVIGRESGSGTRDGFESITGTEDQCVLAQELSSTGAVIEAVRTTPGAIGYASLSAVQDQKGITVLTVGGVAPSEATVLDGSYAIQRPFVFATRTDEALSDAAQAFFDFATSTAASDLIANAGAVPVAQ
- the pstC gene encoding phosphate ABC transporter permease subunit PstC; the encoded protein is MERVMNALFFICGMVAVAFVLLISIYLIISGLPAILEIGPINFLFGTRWYASTGDFGIFAIILTSFAGTAGAILVGVPIGLMTAIFLSKVAPPKFAAVVHAAVELLAGIPSVVYGLVGMILLVPAIRVAFDLPSGATLLAAIIVLAVMILPSIVSVSETALRAVPREYEEASLALGATHIETVFRVSVPAARSGIATAIVLGIGRAIGEAMAIIMVAGNVANMPGLLTPVRFLTTAIASEMSYASVGSLHRNALFSIGLVLFLFIMLINVFLNVFIKRKKED
- the phoU gene encoding phosphate signaling complex protein PhoU is translated as MRNRFGEQLERLHVEMIQMGALCEDAISAAAQALMKGDEDLARAAGEAEREIDQKEREVENLCLKLLLQQQPVARDLREISSALKMISDLERIGDQAADIAELTRFVRLPDGPGRQRIEEMSKAVIRMVTDSVDSFVKRDLELAREVCREDDQVDDLFNQVKKELIGLIAADADSGELWLDLIMVAKYLERIGDHATNVAEWVEYSITGNHPSNN